The window CGCCAATCGGGTTACCATCTCTGACTCCCAGATCAACCCGGCAACCAACTCCGCAGAGCCTGCAACTGCCCGGGTGCCAGGTAACACCCTCGTCCGCCCTCACGCTATTCATGCTGTCGATTGGCAAACTCATTCCCACATAGGATGCAGCCGATAACGCTGCAGCCTTCTTGATGAAATCTCGTCTTGTCTGTGCCATCTGTTCGATCTCCAGGCTATCGGCCTCCAGCAAAGGCAGGTGTTGCCAGCCGGACCGTTTTCAACAGTTATCAGCTACTCCTGAACCTTGAAGGTATGGGGAATATGACACTCATAACATGGTGTGTCCGGCTCCTTTTCCAGCATATCCGCATGGCAGGTCGCACAGTTGTCTCGTTGCGGGCTCACCACAAAACTCTCGAAAGTGCCGTGGCAGAGATAACACTTGATCATCGCCACACCATGGACCGATTCATACCACTCTGCATACACACTGGGCGTTGCCTCACTATGGCAGTCAGCACAGTCGACATACTGTTCCTGCTCGCTCAATTCCGGATGTTGTTCCTGCTCGTGGCCAGCACCGAAAACAGCGAATGGCTGCGCCAAAAGAAACAGGCTCAAAAACAACAAGGCCGCCGAAAAGATAGCGATTCTCACCATGTCTTTTTTCACCATGACCTCCTCATTAAATTCAGCAAATTGACACCATCATGTTTGCACGACAACTGGCATCCGTTACGGCACATGATTCATTATATGCGCGGCGTTTTCTTTAATCCAGAAATGAGTTAGGGTCGGGGCGGAGCAGATAGAAGATAGGCTTTGAAAGGCAGTAAATACTTTGAATCAGATGGAATTGTCGCTAAAGCATAGAAGACAACAGACACTGTCGGCAAAAAAAGCTGCCGACAGTGCCTGAAGAGGTTGCAATTGTGACCTGTAGTGAACGATCAGCGATAGAGTTTAAACAGGGCCTGGGTTCCGTTATCCGCGCCACCCTCTTCAGCCAACTTCTGGTACAGCTGGCGGGCCAGTTTCAAGCCAGGCAGGTCGAGACCCATGGCATCTGCAGATTCAATGGCAATGGTCATGTCCTTGATGAAGTGCTTGACAAAAAAGCCCGGGGCATAGTCGCCATCGATAATTCGCGGGGCAAGGTTGGAAAGAGACCAGCTGCCGGCAGCACCCGTCTCGATACTCTTGAGCACATTTTTCGGATCAAGTCCTGATTTTTCCGCATAGGCAAGGGACTCGCAGATACCCATCATTCCGGCAGCGATGGCGATCTGGTTGCACATTTTAGTGTGCTGACCGCTGCCCGCTTTGCCTTGATAAACGATATTTTTGCCCATCAGCTCAAACAATGCCAGGACCGCTGCAAAAGCTGCCTCTTCACCTCCCACCATAATGGAGAGCCGTGCTTCGCGGGCACCGATATCTCCGCCGGAAACAGGAGCATCCAGGGAGTGAAGATTCTTTTTCTCAGCCTCAGCAAAAATGCGTGCCGCCAGATCTGGTCTGGAAGTGGTCATATCGACCACATAGCCGCCTTCTTTCATGTTGGCAAGAATTCCGCTCTCACCCAGATACACCTCTTCTACATCGGGCGGAAAACCGACAATGGTAAAAATCACCTGGCATTTTGCCGCAAGTGATGCCACTGAATCTTCCCAGACTGCACCTTCAGCCACCAAGTCTTCAGCTTTCGCCTTGGTGCGGGTATATATATGGGTGGTACAACCACCGTTCATTAAATGACGAGCCATGCTTTTGCCCATCACTCCGATGCCGATAAAACCTACGGTTGTCTGCTGTGGTTCCAATACCATGATGTCTCCTGATGGTTCCTGTCGATTGAGCTATTCAACCTGTTTCATAACGCTGTGACGCCGATATTTCTGCTGACTGCTCCTTGAGTCGTGCCACTTCCTTTCGGGCGGAATTTCGTCTCCAAGGACCTGGTAATACCAGCGAATTCAAAAAATAACAAACATTGCGGTACCCGGCAATAGCTGTCGTGCCGACTTCCAGGCATAATCAGATAGGCGGGTACTGGGACAAAATAGAGCTAACCATTTTGTTGACGAATTCTGTCGTCTTTTCGGGAGTGGGGTTGCTGCTGACGATCTCCGAGCCGGTACCACGCCAGATCAGGGCTCCGGTCCGGGCGTCATAAAAGTCGATTACCAGGATACCAACATCGTACTGGCGTATCATTCCACCCGTACCAAAAGCAACACCGCTGTAGCGGTAACTCCTGCCATAACCATAACCGACACTGGTAGAATACGGCTCGGACTGAATGCGTGTTTCAATCCGGTAATTATAGGTGACAAGAAAATCAGGAGCACCAGGGAAAAGCCCACGACCAGCAAGCCCGGCATTTATTGCCTGCTGAAAGCGCTCATGCAGCAAGGGGTTCTGAACCCGCATGTCTTCACTGGTAGAAGCTGCAGGCTGCTGCCAATGATAGCTGCGATATTGAGAAAAATTTGTACCAGGTTTGTAATCCTGATTGACCCGCACAGTGGAGCAACCTCCCAAGAGCAGAGCAAAGGCCGCTAAGCAGCAGACAAGCATGTTCTTCATATTCCCCTCCACACTATCTGGAAAATCTTTTGGGCAAAGCCTTTTAGCACTTTCAACACCGACACCGAACTTCTGCACATTTCCGCCTGCCACGTATCAACATTTTGCTTAAAAGAACCGGTCTTTCACTAGATGATAATTCTTTCTACAACTGGCCGCAATTGTCCGTGAAATCACGATACCATCTGACTCCGGGCAGATTCGCCGTTCCGCTACTATTCAGGGGAGACAACCACCCGCATCAGCCGCGAATTGGTATCACATAGAGCAATATTGCAAAATAGTGAAAGATGGTACCTGCCAGCACAAAAAGATGCCAGATAGCATGATTGAATGGGATTGACTGCTTGATATAGAACGGTACGCCAAGGGTATAGCAGAGCCCTCCGATCAACAACAGCCACAAGCCCCCGGCATCTACCGCAGAAAGCATCGGTTTAACGGCAATAACCACTGCCCAGCCCATGGCTATATAGAGAGCTATGGTGATCCAGCGCAGTCTTTTGGTTAAAAAAATCTCCAGAATGATGCCACAAACCGCAAGCCCCCAGATTGTGCCGAAGAGCGACCATCCCCAGGGCCCACGTAAACTGACCAGGGTAAAAGGGGTATATGTTCCCGCAATCAGGAGGAAGATTGCAGAATGATCAAGAATTCTGAAAATTTCCTTGGCGCTCCTCGATTGAACCGAGTGATAAAGCGTTGAGGCAGTATAGAGCAGGATCATGGTCCCACCGAATACGCTGCAGGCAACAATATGCCATACGGTGCCATGGAGGCTGGCAAAAGCTGTCATTACCGCGAGACCGGCAATGGCCAGAAGGGCACCAATACCATGGATGACAGAGTTAGCGATCTCTTCCGGCATACTGTAACGCGGTAAAATCGCCGTTTTGGTTTTCATAATATATCCAGAAATATATAGGTTATCAGCAGCATACGAATTATTGCCGCCAGAATACTTCGTTTCGATCAGTCCATAGTACGCTTTAATTCTGAACGCGCCAATAATTTCCGTACAACAATCTGCGTTTCAGGCCAATGCCGGACCCCTCTGCCTATTTCCGGAACAGACCCTCTAGCCAACGAAACGACCTACCAACCTGATATATATCATATATCTATAGAAATGAGAGAACAATGCAGTTCAGACACTGCAACATTCATTTTCCATCATTACCGATATTTCCACACTGTTCAACAACACCTTTTTTATGTTATTGTATTGACATTATCTGCAGTTGTTTGCGCAATGATAACCCGCTCTTTTTTACCTGGGATAGTACATGACACAATCCAAACCTCTCTGGGTTCCGGATCGCGAAAGAACTGAAAACAGTCTGCTCAAAGCCTTCATGCGATTTGTCGGCCAACAGCTCGGTGCACCAATTGAAGACTACTCAAGGCTCTATGACTGGTCAATTTCCGACTCGCCGGCATTCTGGTCGGCCTTGTGGGACTTTTGCGGTGTGATTGGTGACAAGGGTGTAAAAATTCTCGACCGTGGTAACGAGATTGAGCGGGCATGCTGGTTCAGTGATGCAAAACTTAACTTTGCTGAAAACCTGTTGAAAAGACGAGACGATGAGCCTGCCCTTATCTTTTACGCAGAAGACAAGGTGCACTACAACCTCAGTTTCAATGAGCTGTATAACCAGACTGCCGCTATGGCCGCCTGGCTGAAATCAATCGGTATTGAACCTGGCGACAGGGTCGCCGCATATCTGCCGAACATGCCGGAGACGGTGGTCGCCATGCTGGCGGCAACCAGTATCGGAGCAATCTGGAGCTCAACTTCGCCCGATTTCGGCTTCGAGAGCGTAGTGGACCGCTTTGGCCAGATAGAACCCAAGGTGCTTTTTCGGGTTGATGGATATTTTTACAACGGCAAAACCATTGATCTGGGTGAGCGCGGGGAACGTATCATCCAGGCCTTACCTTCGATAGCGCATGATGTGCTGGTGCCGCTGCTGAAGAGGTCTTCTGAATCATCGCGCCCATGTCCTGCATCCACCGAGAAGTGGGGAGAGCTCCTTGAACGATTTGCGGGCAGTGAGTTGCAGTTCGAACGTCGGCCCTTCAACATCCCGTTGTGCATTCTCTACTCTTCCGGAACCACCGGAAAACCGAAATGCATAACCCATAAGGCCGGCGGTGTATTGCTGCAGCATTTGAAGGAGCATCAGCTTCATTGCGATATACAGCCAGGTGACCGTGTTTTTTACTTTACGACCTGTGGCTGGATGATGTGGAACTGGCTGGTAAGCGCACTTGGTTCCGAGGCTTCGCTCGTTCTCTATGATGGTTCTCCATTCTCACCGGATAACGAGATACTTTGGCGATTGGCCGAAAAAGAGAGCATTACTCTTTTTGGAACGTCTGCCAAGTATATAGATACCATGAAAAAGTTGGAGATGGTGCCGGTGGAGCGCGTTCACCTCCCCTCCCTGCGAACGCTTTGCTCCACCGGCTCCGTCCTCACTCCGGAAAGTTTTGACTATGTATATGAGTCAATAAAAAGAGATATTTGCCTTTCTTCAATATCAGGGGGCACCGACATCATTTCCTGCTTTGTGCTCGGCAATCCGATCTTGCCTGTATATCGTGGAGAATGTCAATGCCGCGGCCTTGGTATGGCCGTTCAGGTATACAATGCAGAAGGAGAAGCTGTGGTGAACGAAAAGGGCGAGCTGGTTTGTACCCGAACATTTCCCTCTCAGCCCGTATACTTCTGGAATGACCGTAACGGCAACAAATATCACAATGCATATTTCGCCAGGTTTCAAAATGTATGGTATCACGGAGACTATGTCAAACTGACTCCCAACGGCGGTGTGATCATATACGGCCGCTCCGATGCCACACTGAACCCTGGCGGCGTGCGTATCGGCACCGCAGAAATTTACAGATATGTAGAAGACTTGGATGAAGTTGCCGAGTCAATAGTTGTGGCCCAGGACTGGCAGAACGACCAGCGCATAATCCTCTTCGTGGTACTGCGGAACGGTACTGAACTCACTGACAAATTGACCGAAAAAATAAAAACAACCCTGCGGGAAAAATGCAGCCCCCGTCACGTGCCTGCCAAAGTGGTGCAAATTGATGAGATCCCAAGAACAAAATCTGGTAAAATAGTTGAACTCGCTGTTCGGGAGATTATTCATAACCGGGATGTGAAGAACATCGGCTCACTGGCCAACCCTGAAGCCCTGGAAGCATTCAGGGATATTCCTGAACTCAGGTAATTCATCCAGGAGTTTTTATGCTGAGAATTGCCGTAGAACTAATCGATATAACCCAGCTTGGTGTGGACGCGATTGTCAATGCTGCCAATAACAGCCTGATGGGCGGTGGCGGAGTTGACGGAGCCATCCATAAGGCAGCAGGTCCCGATTTGCTTGCTGAATGCATTGAAATCGGAGGCTGCGAAACAGGTTCGGCGGTCATCACCGGCGGTTATAATCTGCCGGCAAAATTCATTATTCATACAGTCGGCCCGATCTGGCGGGGTGGTCATCAAAAAGAAGAGAAACTACTCGCCTCCTGTTATCGCTCCTGTATGGAACTGGCAATCGCCAACTCCATTCACTCCATCGCCTTTCCAGCTATAAGTTGCGGAGTCTATGGTTTTCCCATCCGGCGTGCCTGTGAGATCGCCTTCAGGGAAGTCAGCACAATGCTCGACTCCCACGGTTCCATCCGCAGGGTAATTTTTGCCTGTTTCGATAACACTGTCTATCATGAGTTGAGTAAACAACTCGCTAAACTGGAAGCACGGGGACATTAATACAGCTGTATCGAATAACCAGCGTGCACTAAAACCCTGGCTCCCCGGAGATCTCCTTACTCACAACTCATCCCCGGCACTCAGCTCCCGGGAATTGCCTGCAGACCTGCAGTCGCATAACATTATAGGGTTATATTCTTCAGGTTCCGTATCTATTTCTGGGCCATTGCCCCTTTTCTATGGCAAATTACTACAACCCTCTTAAAATAACAGTCCATACTCCAAGCCGGAATGCCTGAAATACTAAGCGCTCATGGCATCCCGCCCGCAGTTTTCTCCATTATGGCCGACTCGATCCTGGCCATATCCGGAGCCGACCATCCATGAGGTTGTTTTTGTTATGATTTCAAGTCCGACACCTAATGTTTCAGCCTGCCCGCAATGCGATATCCTGCTCCAGCACCATGAAACGCCGGACCACCACGCCTCAGTCTGCCCGCGCTGTGGGTTTGTGATGAGAAATAACCGGCCGGGAACGGTGGATAAGGTTCTGGCGCTCAGCATTACCGGCCTGCTGGTCTACCTGCCCGCTATTCTGCTGCCGCTGATCACCCTTGAAAAGCTTGGTATGAGTGACAAGGCCAATGTGGTTGACACTGTACTCCAGTTCTTTGCCAACAAATATTATTTCGTCTCCTTCATGACGCTCGTCTCCACAATAGTTTTCCCACTGATGCTACTGCTGCTCACCTTTATCATCAGCCTGCAGTTAAAACGCAATCATCCCTCGAAGATGCTGGCCAGGCTGTTTCGTGCGTATTGTCATCTCGAGGAATGGGCCATGGTTGAGGTTTTCCTGCTGGCCATCCTTATTTCGATCTTTAAAATGATTCACACGGCAAATATTGTGTTTAATGCCGGACTGTTCTGCTTCATTGCCCTGGTATTCGTCACCTTTGGAATTTGCGTCGTACTGGATAAGGTTCGCTACTGGGAATTGCTGGACCCGACAGAAACAGCCCCAGCCACATTACTCGTTAAAGAAAATCAGCGGCTTGATAAGCAGCCGGAACTTACAGCAGCTCAGGCCGGTTTCGCCCTCTGCCTTACCTGCCATAAGCTCCTGCCAACAACGAATAGGTCTACAGAATTCTCCGGCCAGTGCAGTCGTTGCGGCGAGAAAGTTCATCTTCGCAAACCCGGTGCCATGTCACGTACCCTTGCCCTGGTGATTACCTCGACTCTGCTCTTGCTCCCGGCCAATCTGTTGCCGATTATGCAGGTTGATTTTCTCGGCGTGCCCGATCGATCCACCATTCTGGATGGCATCCTCTATTTTCTTAAGACCGGCTCCTACCTGATCGGTATCATTATCATGGTTGCCTCCATATTCGTGCCGCTTTTCAAGGTGGTTGGCCTCTCCATACTGCTCTGTTCCGCCCATTTCGGCATGCCCTATTTTCTTCGACAGAAATCGAAAATGTTTCGCATAATCTCCTTTATAGGTAGGTGGTCCATGCTTGATATTTTCGTGATAGCGCTGTTGATTTCCTTGGTGGACTTTGGTTTTTTCACCTCTATTCACGTTGCCCCGGCCTCAACATTCTTCTGTATGGCTGTAGCCACAACCATGCTCGCCGCCATCACTTTCGACCCACGGATTCTCTGGGACAAATGCAGCCCGGGCTCCGCGACGAACAACTCCAATACACTGAACCAATGACCGATACCAGTCAAAATCCGGATAATGAACTATCCCCGCATCCCCAGATTGCCCAGCCAGAAATCAGGGGCAACAAGGGCATTTCCGTTCTCTGGACCTTGCCGTTGCTGGCACTCGTAATCTGCGGCTGGCTGCTCTATCAGGCTATTACCAACGCAGGGATTGAGGTTACTGTCTATTTTGACGACGCGACGGGAATCACTTCAGGAAAAACCCAGGTCATGAACAAAGGCATCCCTGTCGGCCTGGTTAAAAACCTGCAACCCGACATCAGGAAGAACAAGGTGAAGGCCACCATTGTCATGGACAAGTCCATGGCCGAAAGTTTAGTGGAGGACACCCTGTTCTGGATAGTCAGCCCAGAACTTTCGGCAGCAAGCATCAGGGGGCTGGATACTATCGTATCGGGGGCTTATATAGCCATAAGGCAAGGTGTCTCGGACCGGGAGCAACGTGTCTATAACGGCCTGGATTCCGCTCCGCCGGTAGGCCCGGAAGCCCCGGGGCTCCATCTCACACTGAAAGCAGACGAACTCGGTTCTATCCAGAAATCCACTGGAATTTATTATAAGAACATTGAAATAGGCAAGGTTCAGGGCTATGAGCTCGCCTACGATAAGACCATCCTGATTCATGTTTACATCACTCCCGAATACAGTGATCTGATACATACCGAGAGCCGCTTCTGCAATGCCAGCGGATTCTCTGTTTCCGGCGAACTGCCAAATATAAAAGTTCAGATGGAATCCCTTTCCGCTCTGCTGCGCGGCGGCATTCTGGTGCACACCCCCAAGGAGCTGAGCACAAGCCCCGCCGCAACAAATGGCTCCGAGTTCAAGTTATACAAAAACTTTGAGGATGCGGACTATGGTATACCAATGACGATGCAGCTTGCTTCCGGCAGCGGTATTGTCGAAGGCTCCACCAAAATTGTCTACCGTGGCATTGATGCGGGGTTTGTTAAAGATATTCTTATCAATAACGATGAAAACAAATCCGTGACCGCAAATATTCTACTGGACCCCAGAGCGGAATTTATTCTCCGCGAGAACACAACCTTCTGGATCGTTAACCCATCCATCAGTGCCAGCGGCGTCAAAAATTTCAGAAACTTTCTTACCGGGTCACACATCACCTTTAAACCCGGTGATGGTGATTTCAAGAATCACTTCACCATTCTCCCCGAACCACCGCCCCAGACACCACTCAGACCCGGCAGCCATGTACAGCTCAAATCATCCAACGGTGTAAATCTCAGCAATGGTACCGCAGTCTACTACAAGGAAATCAAGGTTGGCGAGGTTGTTTCCGTGTCTCTCGAACCCGACTCCGATGAAGTTCTGCTCACCCTTTTCCTCTATGAACCTTACGGAAAACTCGTCTTCGACTCCAGTATCTTCTGGTTGCAAAGTGGTGTCGACATAGAGGCCGGAATCAATGGTCTCAAGGTTGATACAGGCCCGCTGACCCGGATATTGAGCGGCGGGGTTGTCTTCACCACGCCCGACAGAGATGGAACAGAATTAAACGAAACCGAATTGCAGGATAAAGTTTTCAGGCTTTATGGGAATTACGATAGTGCCGTCGCAGCCACTCCAGCCTTACAGCCGGCGGGCGTGCAGTTTCAGCTTATTACCGACGACGCGTCCAGCCTCAGTCCCGGCACCCCGGTACTGAACAAGAGTCTGAAAATAGGGCATATCACCGGCTTCAGCTTTACCCGGGATCAAGAATCCGTACTCATCGACTGTTTTGTGCAGGACCAGTACCGCCATCTCATTCACGACAGCACCAGATTTTATAAGACAGGCTCTGTTGAGATGAGTGGTGGCCTCGGCGGGCTTGATCTGAAATTCGGCTCTCTTGAGTCAATATTCAAGGGTGGTATTAACACCATCACCACCCCTGGCAATGAAGCCGACAGTACCGCCGGCAAATTGCAGCAGCCCCTGCCCCTTTATGCTGATTTCGACTCCGCCCTGCACGCCGGAGACAGGACCATAACCGTCAGATTTGAAGAAGGTATCAGTATAGAAGAAGGGTCCCAGGTACGCTATAAGGGTGTTCCTGTCGGCCAGGTCACCAGGATACGTTTTGGTGAAGATCTGCAATCGGTGGATGTCGAGTTCAGGATTGAGCCCGGGGTCGCCCCACTTTTCAAGACTACCACCCGGATCTGGCAGGTTACCCCGGAGATTTCACTCGCCGGTATCAAGAACATCGAGACAGCCATCACTGGCGCGTACCTGACATTTCTTCCCGGTGCCGGTAAGCCTACACGGAGGTTCACCGGCCTCTCCCAGCCACCGCAGCCCGGTTATCTGGAAGACGATAGCCTGCAACTCATCCTCGAGGCATCACATCTCGGTTCACTCTCCATGGGGTCCCCGCTCTACTATCGCGATCTGAAGGTTGGCGAAGTAACCGGCTTTGAGCTCTCACCCTCTTTTCGTATTGTCTATGTTTTCATTCGCATCGAGCCAAGATACGCTGCCATCGTCCGGGAAAACAGCAAGTTCTGGAATGTGAGTGGCGCCAGGGTGACAGGCGGTATTTTCTCCGGCATTACCGTCTCAACCGGCTCAGTTGAAGCTATCGTCCGCGGTGGCATTAATATCGCGACACCGATAAATGAGCCCGCGCAAAAAGCCGTGGAGAAAGGACACAAATTTTTGCTCCATGATGAAGCGGATCCTGAATGGCTGGACTGGACGTCAAAAATGAATAGCCGACAATAGCTTTAAAGCCTTAGCCAACAACACCCCGGTGGTCGAGACAAAGTCCATTGTTTTCGGCCGCGGGTTTTCAGGAATTGTGGGCTGTCATCCCCCTAATCTTTCGAAAAAGCGGTTCATCATCAATCCCCTTGGAAACACCCCGCTATTCTGATACGATTTTAACATAAACCGTTGTGCTCTCGTGCCCGATATTCCTGAAAACTCTTCCACACATGCCGGAGGGGCTTATGCGTATCACCAAAATATTCGTTCCGCTCGACCTTGATCAGAATTCTCAAAACATAGTAGATTACGCGCTGTTTGTCGCCCGAACCTTCGATGCCGAGGTAGTTTTTTTCCATGCCGTTGAATTTACCACCAGCGGAGAAATGGCTCTCGGCAACCTGGCCTATGATGACATCAACACCACACGGCTTGAAGCCGTTAGAGAGCAACTCGCTAAAATAACCAGAAATGCTCATGATAAATGCAAAAAATGTTCGTATCATGCCCTCATAGGGGATGTAGTCGATGAAATCCTCGATTATGCCCAAAAAGAGCAGGCCGATATTATCATCATGGGAACCCGCAGTAAACGCGGTATTAAAAAGGTCCTGCTCGGCAGCGTAGCTGAACGTGTACTGAAAAAAGCCCACTGCCCGGTCATGGTGGTAAAACCCTAGAAGTGATCCCCGGGGTTAACCTGAATACCTTCTGATCCCTTGCCTTTCTTGCTAAAGACTGGGGATCAGTCCTTGCAATGGCAGATAACTGCTGCTCATCTTATCTTTCAACTCCACACCGGTCTTACCCAGAGCCAAACCCGATTCAACCAGATAGGTTATTTTTCGCACTCCCTCTGCTATACTCATCCCCCCTGTACGAATATTGGAGATGCAATTCCGGGCTTCATCGGTTATTCCAGGCTTTGGTTCATAGGTTATATAGGCCCCCAGGGAGTTCGATGAACTCAGCCCGGGCCGCTCACCCACCAATAGAATCATCATTTTACAGCCAAGCAGGTGGCCGATCTCATCACCAATTGCCACCCTACCATTGGTCACCAGGCAGACGGGTGCAACCCTCAGCTCTGTTTTGGCAACACACTCTAAAAAACCACTCACGCCCTCATACGCATTTTCATGGATTGCCGGACCCGATAAGCCGTCGCAAACCGTGATGCCTATATCAAAATTTCTCTGGCCATGATGCTGCAGCGCTATTGACGATGTCTCGCTCAGCAGTCTGCCCTTATCCGGACGAACCAGATATTCCATTCTGTCGACAACAGAACTTTCCAGCTGAATTGTAGAGTATCCCTGCAGCTCGAGTTGGTTGGCAAGTGAAACCATGTCGGCCGGGACCAAAACGGCATCCCTGGCTCTGGCATGGGCCAGCTTGAACTCAAGGCTCTCCTTTACCGGCAGACTGGTGCCGCAGCGCCCAAGAGCAATGCGGGCGTCGGTAAAAGTGCGCAGCTTCGACCATGGATCGGAGGTTATGATCGGCTTTCCCGTGCTGTCATTGTTCATTTGCCCTCCTCCCGTGACATGGCCAGCAGCCTGTTGCTTACGTCAACGGGCTGCAGCACTCCTGCGCTGTTATGTATCTCCATACTCTCCAGCCATGCCTGAAACTCCGGAGCAGGTTTCAAGCCAAGAAGCTTACGTATATATGCCGCATCATGAAAAGAGGTGGACTGGTAATTGAGCATAATGTCGTCAGCCCCCGGGACTCCCATAATGAAGTTGCAGCCGGCATTGCCAAGCAAGGTCAACAGCACATCCATATCATCCTGATCTGCTTCGGCATGATTCGTGTAGCAGATATCGACTCCCATCGGCACGCCCAGCAGTTTACCGCAGAAATGGTC of the Desulfosediminicola ganghwensis genome contains:
- a CDS encoding universal stress protein, with protein sequence MRITKIFVPLDLDQNSQNIVDYALFVARTFDAEVVFFHAVEFTTSGEMALGNLAYDDINTTRLEAVREQLAKITRNAHDKCKKCSYHALIGDVVDEILDYAQKEQADIIIMGTRSKRGIKKVLLGSVAERVLKKAHCPVMVVKP
- the eutC gene encoding ethanolamine ammonia-lyase subunit EutC; the encoded protein is MNNDSTGKPIITSDPWSKLRTFTDARIALGRCGTSLPVKESLEFKLAHARARDAVLVPADMVSLANQLELQGYSTIQLESSVVDRMEYLVRPDKGRLLSETSSIALQHHGQRNFDIGITVCDGLSGPAIHENAYEGVSGFLECVAKTELRVAPVCLVTNGRVAIGDEIGHLLGCKMMILLVGERPGLSSSNSLGAYITYEPKPGITDEARNCISNIRTGGMSIAEGVRKITYLVESGLALGKTGVELKDKMSSSYLPLQGLIPSL